From the genome of Pieris rapae chromosome 18, ilPieRapa1.1, whole genome shotgun sequence:
ATTTGTAAAGGTATCGCCTCAAACATTTTTCACGTGATATTTCGCCCCTAATAGACTACTATTATTCGAGTGTATGAAAACCACATTCCAAAGATTTGTGTAAAATCCGTTCTGGacgtttcaatttaaaagaattgaaTCACAATCTTTGAATCTGTTTACTATATAACTCGTTAGCTAGCtactaaattatgtattaagatATCCTTCAGTAACATTTTgctgattatttataaattgtagatAACTACTTTAATtgagcaaaatatttttttggaatatTCTGCTCTatgaacttaataaataaaaatttacaagtaatataacaaaactatgttgtttaattacaactcaatattaattatttattggtacATATTCGATagcaattgtatttttaaacattataattaattttagttgtgTTCAAATTTGCAATTTAcgagttatattttaatactttgtaatcctctttaattaaatcactCGCTTTTTCGGCCATCATTATGGTTGGTGCGTTTGTGTTACCTCGAACGATGTTCCTCATAACAGATGCATCTACGACTCTTAATTTCTTTACCTTGTACACTTTAAATCTTGGATCTACAACTGCTTCTTTATCGCACGATGGTCCCATTTTACAAGTCCCAACCGGATGATATATCGTTGCTGTGTAATGTGTGTATAGACACGCAAAATAGTCATAGGTACCCCACTGATATTGCTTGCAACCATCTATAGGTGTTTTAATGAACGCAGCACctgcttttttaaatacttctgTCTCTCCTAAAGTAACAACAAATTTTGTTGCCTCTACTAATGCGTCCAAGTCTTTTTTGACTGTAAATATTCCAGAATGTATCTCAGGTGCGCCAAAAATAGGATCGGTTTTGTTCAGCAAAATTACACCTCGACTTAATGGTGTTAATAATATGGGTCGCACTGCAACGGCGTTATAAAATGTCAtaggaaatatatatgatGATATGTAGCTCGATGGATCAGTTAAAAAATCCGGTATTCGTCTCCCATCGAAGTGTACCTGTATATTTGGAGTTGCTGTTTTCGATccgtttgaattaataaatgctACTAAGTTTGTTATAACAATAGATGATAGGGGACCTCGTTTCTTTTCAGGCTGTTTATAAAAGTCTTTTACATAGTTTAATAGTTCTTCGTTGCTGACTAAAGTTGAAGTTTTGTTTGATAACGAAAATATCAAACCATCTGTAGTTACGTGGTCTTGAAGATTATGCCCAACCATTAAATTTGCTATGACAGGAATTTTAAGACTTTGTAATTCGTCTTTTGGACCAATACCCGAACATTTAAGGATTTTCGGTGAATTAATTGATCCAGCGCTAATAATTACCTCACCCTTTgaatatactttataataggatccatttttaaaatattctacgccatatatttcttttgtattcgAATTTATTAGTACTTTTGTTGCAAACGCATTGGTGATGATATGCAAGTTAGAGCGATCTTGTCGTACAGTTCTTATAAATGCAGCATTAGTAGATTGTCTCTTACCATCTTTAGCTGTTGCAAGATTTATGTTTACACCAACTTTAGTTTCTAGTCCTAAGTCAGCAAATGGAATTCCTCTCTCCTGAAATGCTTTTACTACAAATTCTGATGGTTCGTCATTGTATGAAAATCTTTCTACGTTAAGTGGACCACCCACTCCATGTAAGCCAGTTGCGTATTGATCGCGCAGGTTAAtcgatttttcaaaatacgGCAACACctgtagatttttaaaattttaagtccATACAGTGACATGACCAAATTACATTCAAAtcattagtaaaaatataccgATACCTCTCGATAACTCCAACCCTCGTTCCCTTCTTTTGACCATCCATCATAGTCTGCTGGACTGCCTCTCATATAcgtcatataatttatagcaCTCGAGCCTCCCATAGTTTTCCCCCTAtgatttaaagtattattaatcatGTTAAGCGCTGCTTTGATTATTTGATTACTGATATGAGAGGTAATATTGTGTCATAATGACATTCCAAGGTGGCATCAACCTCAGATAACTTATcgcgttaatttttattgttattgtataataatcgTTGCTTTTACCTTTAACCTCTACATTTAAAGCACTAGATACTACtagtatgttataaatataaatactaccTGGACCAAAGGCAAACTTGTTCCTTCTGCGCTAGACAGGTTGTATTATCGGGTTGAGTATAGTACGCCCAGTCTACATTAGTATTAGCAAGTGCTAAAGCGGCACTCGGTACACTTGTGACGTTTGGCTCTTCATTTCCAGCCTCCAGCAACAAAATCTGCCAAAATAATGTcagtttacatttaattatcctaaaaattaacaaatctaTACCTATAATGTTTatcatgataaaaataaaagtgtctTCATCAGCACAAGGcacttaattacattttttttttaatttattttacacactAAATGTGAACTTAGAAAAAGAGGGTACAGAAAATATAACACGTATCAAATACTATTTTACCTTCCAATGTTTTATTTCCGATAATCTATTAGCGAGGACACATCCAGCTGAGCCAGCGCCCACAATGATAAAATCatattcttttcttttaatatttttactttcttcATGAGCCCTTTGTTCAAAACCATTATTTATAGTTGGATAGATGAATGGATTATCGCCTCTTGAATATGTATCATCAACAGACCTTCCAAATAATTGTGCCAACAGTGTTAGATATGTTATACCGATAGATGTACACTGTGTTAAATTCCCATGCGTGGACGCACACACTTCACTTATATCCGGTGGAGTCCACATGTTTTAATGAAGTGTTTTcctcaaaattatattttatgcgaACTAAAGAAGCGAGACACTTTAAAACAACAGTCGCCGATAGCGTAATttgcatattaataatatgtgatATACGTTTTTGCTTTTACTAagactattaattttattttctactttATACTTTAGTAAATGCCTCCGAATTTGTCggcgtattttaaaatactggcTTGTCTTAttagcttttaaaaaataagtattttttttaagtagggATAAAAATCAGCATGGTTCTGATTTCCTGATAGAGCAGCAGCAACGCCGGTAATCTGTGCCTAACAATAGCGATAGCGATATCAACTTTAATGTTGAGTTCTTGTTCTGCATTATGCCAAGATTTCGTTAAGTTCTACCAAAATACTGGTAGTAAATATAGATTTAGACCGTCCTCttacttaaatattgaatttcatAAGAGCTTACTATGCACTCTTatgaaattcaatatttaaatatgatttttatttatttattgacatagttaaaatatatgtgatatagttttatcttaatatatatatttcttgtgtgcgtgtgtatgtgactgaactcctcctaaacgactggaccgatttagacgaaattttttgtgtgtgttcaaggggatctgggaatggtttagattcacaattttgtccgctggacaatgttttttttaattaattttcaatttattagttgttgttgattttggaatgttttacattggatccgacagacggcgctaccatcgcagtgtcaaattttaaataatattcgaattttaattttagtctgtcccgaaatttaaaaaaagttttgttatcattgtgttatatcgtgtgtgaccatgtgctggatcgtaagatattgtcataacatttgaataataattttcatcaaaatgtcttactaaaaattgaaattttgaaattaaagacgtgtagacaggacaacgtctgtcggatcggCTAGTatccatataattttataacccTATACATGAAAAGTtgacaaaacattaatttatgttgtagAATACGTtactagttataaaatattatctgtttgtttataatgagtaaatgtcttttatatatattttatcgcaaaacatttaaaaagacGTCATGCAGAAATTTcagctaaataaatatttaattacaacttGTATTGTAAGTTAAATTTGAATGatgataattgtataaaaagtgTTACCTATGGTTGCGTAatgcataaatatattatattatgttcgattgttttataatattaatgtaacttctaataataatataaaaaaatcataacaatTAGTCTTGCcattgttacataaaaacttttttttttcaactatattattatttttaattatttttaattcggaacacataagttattattttaaaaacttcttttaattttacaccaTTACACAGATTTTTCGTGTTCAATGCAGCACACATCACCTTTTGAGTCTTAGACATTCCAGGTTTCTCGACGTTTTTCTTTACTATAAGGGCGAGTCTTAGTTATGAGTAGAAAGAAAAGTGCATTGGTGCCCAGCGTGATTTGTACACACACCTTAATGTTGAGGACTGCACGTTCTAGCTACTAGGCTAACCCTGATAGGGAAGCATGAacgataaaatatgtatttttttctaaaaaacatttattcattcactgctacattaaacaaacaacATAAACAAAGAAGTCGAAACCTGAAGGTTAGTAAGCGATTATAAATGTTCTAAAATCCTGAaaagttttcatattttttctaataatcttataataatcatacagatttattcttataaatgctaataatatttttggaatatattaataaaaaactatatggTCTTCTTTTATCATGTCACTTGCTTTTTCGGCCATCATTATAGTAGGAGCGTTCAAATTACCTCGAACTATGGTTCTCATAGTGGAAGCGTCAACGACTCGCAATCTTCGTATTCCATGTACTTTAAATCTTGGATCAACCACGGCATCTTCTTCCCATTCTGGTCCCATTTTACATGTTCCAGCAGGATGGTATATGGTTGCTGTGTAATTCATTAATAAGCACTTAAAGTAGTCATCAGTTCCCCACTCATTATGATCGCAACCTTTTACAGGCGTTTTATCAAAACTCGCCCCGCTCTTTTTAAATGCTTCTGTCTCATCTAAACTAACAACAAACTTGATAGCATCTAGTAAATCATCAACATCTTCCTGGGCTTGAAAGAAACCAGTATATATTAGAGGAGGTCCAAATATAGGGTCAGTTTTGTTAAGCATAACGTTACCTCTACTTCTTGGTTTAAGTAATAAAGGTCTTGCACCAACACTATCATAAAATGATATTGGAAGAATATTAGTTGCCATATAATTTGTTGGATCAGACATATATTCAGCAACACGTCTACCATCAAAATGAAATTGTATATTCGGTGGATCTTCTTTAGATCCCTtcgtatttataaaagctatgCTATTTACAGCTGTCGTTGAAGATAGAGGTCCGGACTTATTCTCGGGTTGATTGCGATACTTTATAACCTCATTAAGAAGTTCACTATCGCTTACTACAGTTGAATATTGGTTAGAAAACTTTAATATCAAAGCATCGGTTGTTACATGGTCTTGAAGGTTATAACCAACTTTTAAATCCGCGATTATAGGAATACCTAGACTTTCCAACTCATCTCGTGGACCTACACCGGaacatttaagtaatttcGGCGAATTAATTGCTCCTGAACTAACAATCACTTCTTTATTTGCAAAGACATTATAGTATTTTCCAtccttaaaatattgtatggcGTAAGCTTCTTTCGTCACCggatgaataaatatttttgtagcaAAAGCATTTGTGATTATGTGTAAATTTGGCCTTTCATCTCGTATTGGCTTTATAAAAGCTTGATTCGTTGATTGTCTTTTTCCATCTTTAGACGTTGACAAGTTAATATTGACTCCAACTTTACTTTCGAGACCTAAATCGACTATCGGCAAACCTTTATCATGAAATCCTTTGACTAAGATTTTTGAAGGTTCATCAAGGTAGGGGAATCGTTCCACATTCAACTCACCTCCTATTccatgataattattattttttagtgatATAGAATCGCGTAAGTTGATCGATTTATCAAAATACGGCAAGacctacaaataaattaatgcttGGTTAAGGTATTATGATTAGTTTTCAATATAAAGACAAGGAGTATTGTATGTTaagtataaacaatatttcagaTTATATTGTCATAAATTACCTCCTCATAACTCCACCCATCGTTACCTTCGGCAGCCCACCCATCATAGTCATGCCTACTACCTCTCATATAGACCATATAATTGATTGCACTAGATCCTCCCATCGTTTTGCCCCTGAAAGGATACATAgcatatcaataaaaacacaTGTATTGTTGTAATCAATTTAAAGTTCTTGTAGTATAACATACGCTTATAAAACGATTATGTGCTATGCGCATGCTGACAGTTTTCAGGAAGAGTTCTGGCCAATTAAATcccaaaaattatgtatatttttttaaatggtaaaATGTTTTTCGTGCTCATAGAAAAACTTTTCTTCTGGATTCAAAAATAAGATCTCAATAAAACAACACAATCAAATGAAAtagattcaatatttttagatacaagattttaaatgcttttagtatttatttttaatttatcgataaattaaaaaataagtttagtattattaactGTTAATTTATTCAGAAATCCTTTGACAACTAGGAAAGTtgataaaactacaataattttttgttttccctCATAATTTTCTAATGCGCAAAGtcgatagaaatataatttatattgcaaAAGCTATTGATTTACCTAAACCAAGAACAAACTTGTCCTTTTTCCAATAAACAGGTTCTTCCATCTGGCTGAGTTTTATATTTCCAATCTATATTTGACTCTGCTAATGATGTTGCAACACCAGGTATACTAGTGACTTCAGGTTCCTCATCACCAGCTTCTAGAAGTAGTATCtgcaagaatattttttagattccCAATATAGTCTAAGATCcgggattagaaaaatataccctcatctgttatttagatgaaacaattttttataagctgatttcaatatcatgaacttataaaaataacctcTGCCATCATAAGCCTGCTGGAATTAatggtaattaataaattaacaactaatatatttttaatttttactttctcaTGTTAGTTACATGTAGTAAGTTAAAAccgtcaatattttatattatatacctcaCTGTACCCATCTCTTTGATTGCTATACTTACCAGCAGCCAGGTgagaaaaggtaaataaatgtagctTATTTCCCTGAcatggtaattaaaaaatctaagtacAATAATAAACTGCGTTACTTAGTACATGTAACTAACATgagaaagtttaaataaaaataaattacttgttaatttattaattactattaattgcaGCAGGCTTATGATGGCagaggttgtttttataagttcatgatattgaaatcagcttataaaaattgtttcatctaAAGTGTCATCTAAGATTTATcaaaaagcatttaaaatgttacagGCCctgtaacattttaaatgctttttgATAAAACCTATGGTGGGCacagaaatagaaataaaagcgCGGCCTTATACTTTAATTGCTGCCTAGATTTCCTCACTGTTTTGCGTAACTAATTACGTTGCGCAAGGAAAGCTCCATCTTTGGGGGTTACTGGTATTATCTACCAAACATCaacttatatctttaattactGCCTGTGTGTGCACTTAAACCCCATGACCCAAGAGTCTCTATTCCAGAGGGAACAGAACTTTGTACTTTGTTTTACACCCATTATTACGTTAATATGTACTAAGCAAGTGATTTCAggtgatattaaatattttaggtgTTGTTTCACACTTACCCTCCACTGTTTTATTTCTGATAATCTATTAGCGAGGACACATCCAGCTGAACCAGCGCCAACGATTATAAAGTCGTAATGTTCGACCCAACCAGATTTCCTTTCGTAGTTATTGATGCTTAATTTTCCTAAAGAAGGATTGATTATATCCCCGGGCTTTCCGAATAATTGCTGAAGTAACGACAAATATAGGAATCCTATTGAACATGCCGTTAAGTTCGCTTGTGTGGACTCACAGACTGGTCCTATGTCTGCTGGCACCCAAGTCATTTCCTGTAatggaaaaaatttaattagatttcCGCTGAATCAATATGTATGAAACGATGAGCGCCAAAAACCccattcaaataaatactaagATCAAAATCCCTTggaaaaaaagttaattcgaCTGTGTTTGAATTTGTTTACGTTTTAAATACCACGcatttatatgtaaacatgACGCATTTATAATACTCATGTGAGAGTGGTGCCTGATTATTTCgtcaaatagtatttttttcaattcttgtcaattaaaatgattgcatgtggtttaattaataaactcttTTTCTTCctcagtttaattatattaaaactgtttaGGCCTTAATTGTGGACAAATGAGATTTGATGATGATAAAGCCATACATGAAAAGGtttgtaagaaaatttatcaCCTTTGCGTGATTTAATGTCCCTTattgtaaacaataaaataatacattaatcaaATCATCTCTTTTTTAATCACAGCCACACAATGAGGGAGACGTaaactttagttaaaacaatGCACTTCGAATGATGACAAATAACACTTGTTTTATTCATCATTCGTTTTTCATGTCTTCTTTACTTTAACTGATTTAATTTGTTGGCTCTAACATAATGAGTCTCGGCGCAgatactacaaaaataaaaataaacatctgCTATGTTTCAATTCAAGTAAATAACATTTGGTTTTATCTTTGCTGTAGTGTGCATAGCAATGTCatctaaaaatttacatttgacTTCATTTAGATATGCAtgattctttatatattagtatatttttcgGAGTATGCCTGGGTGTAGTATAACACAAGTAATATGGCATTTGTTGATCACTACCGGCATCGCATCCACAACAAATGGGTGCTCATCGGCTGCGATACTGGTTTTTCAGGCATAAAAGGGTTTTCGTTTTCCCCcctattcaaaaataaaacactgtcTACTATTACTGTGTCTAGGATCTGATAGGTTATTATGTGTCTttgaaacattatattaataggaTGACTACCGAATGGTCCATTATGAATCAATTGAAATGTTATCCTAAACTTCTAATGTTCTTCCCAGATTTTTGCGTAAGAGTAACAaacatacatttcaatatGTATTCGCTAAATTGTATGCATTGTAAAACATGTGTTCaaggttattatttaatcatttacatatatagttaggaccaaaataaatatgtaaatatttacatagtgAGTTAAGTTCTTTATTTTCTGAGCAAGGAGAAGTTATATGTACagaattatataattctacaATGATATTCTAAAGAttacaaattacatacaaacagAACATTTTTGTCCTTCACTTTTACAGATTTAATTAGCGTTTTAGACAGTAAGCCGCGGCGTACAGgctaatacaaaaacaaacctATTTATAGTTCAATACTACTATATATGaaggtatataataattgatgatatgtttttaattaaattcttacgCTTAGCCTAAGCGTATATAcgtaatacataatttgaGTATTATAGTTTATGTATGCCTACTCTACTCTACGTTTTGCTATTTCCTACAAATTGGCGAGCGTGACCATGCGTCGAACTCGTAAACGGACGGTACTCGGGGACTGTCTGTACAGTCGACAGGCTAGTCGACTGGTAATTTTCCCGCAGTATTGTGGAAGCTACTCTTTTACCATGCCAATTTACGTTAaaagtttgatttttataattaactgcTTAaagatatgattttttttgcgATTTAGCTTGAGTCATCCTACGAAATTTTTAGTCTTCTTGATTAGATTACATtctgttaaataaaagaataaattttattttcctttgaaatgtaatctaaaactattattttcagtgggtatttatttatatgaatatgtaaagtggatttattttataaattacctcactaaaaagcaatatttgCCTAAATTGTTTACGTCAATCACAAACTCTACTGGCTTAATATCTTTAGGACGCTAATAGGCAGTGAACACATTTTACGTTGACACCCGAATTAAATTATGTGCGCACTGTGTAAGGTGACACgcgttttaatttagtaagGATAAAAAACATGATACACGTGATTAAaagatgaaaaaattaaaaattaaaaaaatgataaaatgaaGACTTCTGGAAGAATTTTTGTAAGTGGATCttgtatcataattattaacaaggTTTTTAATCATGATATTTAAAGATTCTATAgaaattgtatacaaataaattgacgtggtatattttgtctatactatatactatataatattataaagaggaaaggtttgattttttgtttgtttgtatgaattgaataggctccgaaactacttggcagatttgaaaaattctttcactgttggaaagctacatcattcctgagtgacataggctatatttcattttcaaaaaaaataggcatccttactaaaattacgataacattaacatttgtttattatttgatacaattctaacagatggcgctgagttaaaggtagtttagtttaggtccgtgtcgtggtaccaacgtttcacataagttctcctacggtttcccttgattaatttactactatgtaatataacaaaaaccttagccacagcaacgcttggccgagtctgctagtatattatatatgtaatgtttttttatacgaCAGGATAAAAATCAGAACCCGATGTGAAGTGGTACAGCCGCTAATGCTGGCTTAAATTGCCAGAAGCCTCACAAATTGAAGCTTTTGTATGCTCTTTTTTAAGGACTCTAGgttgaattggttcgtaaatacttaagtgggcagctggttccacatagtagtagtagtagtagtagtagcaTAAAAAACGCTCAATTGTTGAACGGACGTGGAAATGATACGCGTGATGTATATGAATTTCAGTAAC
Proteins encoded in this window:
- the LOC111001460 gene encoding glucose dehydrogenase [FAD, quinone]-like, whose amino-acid sequence is MTWVPADIGPVCESTQANLTACSIGFLYLSLLQQLFGKPGDIINPSLGKLSINNYERKSGWVEHYDFIIVGAGSAGCVLANRLSEIKQWRILLLEAGDEEPEVTSIPGVATSLAESNIDWKYKTQPDGRTCLLEKGQVCSWFRGKTMGGSSAINYMVYMRGSRHDYDGWAAEGNDGWSYEEVLPYFDKSINLRDSISLKNNNYHGIGGELNVERFPYLDEPSKILVKGFHDKGLPIVDLGLESKVGVNINLSTSKDGKRQSTNQAFIKPIRDERPNLHIITNAFATKIFIHPVTKEAYAIQYFKDGKYYNVFANKEVIVSSGAINSPKLLKCSGVGPRDELESLGIPIIADLKVGYNLQDHVTTDALILKFSNQYSTVVSDSELLNEVIKYRNQPENKSGPLSSTTAVNSIAFINTKGSKEDPPNIQFHFDGRRVAEYMSDPTNYMATNILPISFYDSVGARPLLLKPRSRGNVMLNKTDPIFGPPLIYTGFFQAQEDVDDLLDAIKFVVSLDETEAFKKSGASFDKTPVKGCDHNEWGTDDYFKCLLMNYTATIYHPAGTCKMGPEWEEDAVVDPRFKVHGIRRLRVVDASTMRTIVRGNLNAPTIMMAEKASDMIKEDHIVFY
- the LOC111001459 gene encoding glucose dehydrogenase [FAD, quinone]; translated protein: MWTPPDISEVCASTHGNLTQCTSIGITYLTLLAQLFGRSVDDTYSRGDNPFIYPTINNGFEQRAHEESKNIKRKEYDFIIVGAGSAGCVLANRLSEIKHWKILLLEAGNEEPNVTSVPSAALALANTNVDWAYYTQPDNTTCLAQKEQVCLWSRGKTMGGSSAINYMTYMRGSPADYDGWSKEGNEGWSYREVLPYFEKSINLRDQYATGLHGVGGPLNVERFSYNDEPSEFVVKAFQERGIPFADLGLETKVGVNINLATAKDGKRQSTNAAFIRTVRQDRSNLHIITNAFATKVLINSNTKEIYGVEYFKNGSYYKVYSKGEVIISAGSINSPKILKCSGIGPKDELQSLKIPVIANLMVGHNLQDHVTTDGLIFSLSNKTSTLVSNEELLNYVKDFYKQPEKKRGPLSSIVITNLVAFINSNGSKTATPNIQVHFDGRRIPDFLTDPSSYISSYIFPMTFYNAVAVRPILLTPLSRGVILLNKTDPIFGAPEIHSGIFTVKKDLDALVEATKFVVTLGETEVFKKAGAAFIKTPIDGCKQYQWGTYDYFACLYTHYTATIYHPVGTCKMGPSCDKEAVVDPRFKVYKVKKLRVVDASVMRNIVRGNTNAPTIMMAEKASDLIKEDYKVLKYNS